The Fortiea contorta PCC 7126 genome has a segment encoding these proteins:
- a CDS encoding VOC family protein, whose protein sequence is MLSNPKSVNSVLAPGYLRRVHHIALNVKDMQASRYFYGTILGLHELIGDEVPATLVELVAAGKVANFITPDGTILDLFGEPELSPPDPNPDKTFTRAYHLAFDIDPQFFDAAVAVIRDNQIAIAHGPVTRPTGRGVYFYDPDGFMIEIRCDPVS, encoded by the coding sequence ATGTTATCTAATCCCAAGTCTGTAAATAGTGTTTTAGCTCCCGGTTATCTGCGACGAGTGCATCACATTGCTCTGAATGTCAAAGATATGCAAGCTTCCCGATACTTTTATGGTACTATTCTGGGTCTGCATGAATTAATTGGTGATGAAGTACCAGCAACTTTGGTGGAGCTTGTCGCTGCTGGAAAGGTGGCTAACTTCATTACTCCGGATGGTACAATTTTAGACTTATTTGGAGAACCGGAATTATCACCACCTGATCCTAACCCAGATAAGACTTTTACTAGAGCTTATCATCTAGCTTTTGATATAGATCCACAGTTTTTTGATGCAGCGGTGGCGGTAATCAGAGATAATCAAATAGCGATCGCTCATGGCCCAGTCACTCGTCCTACAGGTCGAGGTGTGTATTTCTATGATCCTGATGGCTTTATGATTGAGATTCGTTGTGATCCTGTTTCTTAA
- a CDS encoding DUF4385 domain-containing protein, producing MAFDYSLDFKNINFRQHPELYRVGKGEQGVLLVEPYKSEILPYWRFKTPDIAKESSEKIYEIFLDYLDKDDFVGADMARKFIQMGYTRSRRYANHKSGRKYQQNSQKSDSKKEILPYDVDPIKAESAAIFKAKWIQAKTNDKYLQLLAKHKQLYEIS from the coding sequence ATGGCTTTTGATTATTCTTTAGATTTTAAAAACATCAACTTTCGCCAGCACCCAGAATTATATCGCGTTGGAAAAGGTGAGCAGGGAGTGCTTTTAGTGGAACCATATAAATCAGAAATTCTGCCTTACTGGCGATTTAAAACTCCTGATATTGCTAAAGAATCCAGTGAGAAAATCTACGAGATTTTTCTGGATTACTTAGATAAAGATGATTTTGTCGGCGCGGATATGGCTAGAAAATTTATCCAAATGGGTTATACGCGCTCCCGACGTTATGCTAATCATAAAAGTGGCAGAAAATATCAACAAAATTCTCAAAAATCAGACAGCAAAAAAGAAATTCTGCCTTATGATGTAGATCCAATTAAAGCCGAGTCAGCAGCAATATTTAAAGCCAAGTGGATACAAGCCAAAACAAACGATAAATATCTGCAACTTTTAGCGAAGCATAAACAATTATATGAAATAAGCTAG
- a CDS encoding ABC transporter permease codes for MRRIIRKTLTLLSVYYAYTLEYRAEMILWVLSGSIPIIFMGIWMEASQGGNFGLKPVDFARYFLAVFLVRQLTTVWVIWEFETEVIEGKLSPRLLQPLDPIWHHIAFHIADRFARIQFALLLIGLFFALYPQAFWLPKLGDFFWFMLAVFMAFTLRFIIQYTFAMLAFWTERAAALENLWFLFYLFLSGLIAPLEVFPESLRAIVMLTPFPYLVNFPVSILVGIPVDLGRGFWSMLGWILLFLGANRWLWRVGLKRYSGMGA; via the coding sequence ATGCGGCGAATTATTAGAAAAACTTTAACTTTGCTTTCGGTTTATTATGCGTATACCCTGGAATATCGGGCAGAAATGATTTTATGGGTTTTATCTGGCTCTATCCCAATTATCTTTATGGGGATTTGGATGGAAGCGTCTCAAGGGGGAAATTTTGGTTTAAAACCTGTAGACTTTGCTCGTTATTTTCTCGCTGTTTTTTTGGTTCGACAATTAACTACTGTTTGGGTAATTTGGGAATTTGAAACTGAGGTGATAGAAGGTAAACTTTCACCTCGATTGTTACAACCTCTTGATCCTATATGGCATCATATAGCCTTTCATATCGCTGATAGATTCGCTCGCATCCAGTTTGCATTGTTATTGATTGGGTTATTTTTTGCTCTTTATCCTCAAGCTTTTTGGTTGCCGAAATTGGGTGATTTTTTCTGGTTTATGTTGGCGGTATTCATGGCTTTTACTCTCCGGTTCATTATTCAATATACCTTTGCCATGTTAGCTTTTTGGACGGAACGGGCTGCGGCTTTAGAAAATCTGTGGTTTTTGTTTTATTTATTTTTATCTGGATTAATTGCACCTTTAGAAGTATTTCCCGAATCTTTACGGGCGATAGTCATGTTGACACCTTTTCCTTATTTAGTTAATTTCCCTGTCAGCATTTTAGTGGGGATACCTGTAGATTTAGGGCGGGGTTTTTGGTCAATGTTGGGTTGGATATTATTATTTTTAGGTGCTAATCGTTGGTTGTGGCGTGTGGGATTGAAGCGTTATTCTGGTATGGGGGCGTGA
- a CDS encoding ABC transporter ATP-binding protein: MSIIVAENLSKFYPVAVKEPGFKGTITHFFRRTYRSITAVKDVSFEIAPGEVVGFLGPNGAGKTTTLKMLTGLIHPSAGLVKVAGQIPFRRQEAFLQKITLVMGQKQQLIWDLPAWDSLKINAAVYNISNKEFQRRVGELTEMLALEGKLTQPVRKLSLGERMKAELLAALLHRPQVLFLDEPTLGLDVNAQVSVRDFLRDYNQRYQATVLLTSHYMADITALCQRVLLIHQGKLVYDGSLNDLLERFAPYREIRVELAQCIPAEKLNSYGDVQHWEGRTVSFLVPQEALTHKVSQILADLEVIDLTVTEPPVEEVIGKVFQAGVVS; this comes from the coding sequence ATGTCGATCATCGTGGCGGAAAATTTGAGTAAATTTTATCCAGTAGCGGTGAAAGAACCCGGATTTAAAGGGACAATTACCCATTTTTTTCGCCGCACTTATCGTTCAATCACAGCAGTTAAAGATGTTTCTTTTGAAATTGCTCCTGGCGAAGTTGTAGGATTTTTAGGCCCTAATGGAGCCGGGAAAACCACTACACTAAAAATGCTAACTGGATTGATTCATCCCTCTGCTGGTTTAGTGAAAGTAGCTGGACAAATTCCTTTCCGTCGTCAAGAAGCATTTTTACAAAAAATTACTTTGGTGATGGGACAAAAACAGCAGTTGATTTGGGATTTACCCGCTTGGGATTCTTTAAAAATTAATGCTGCTGTATACAACATTTCTAATAAAGAATTTCAGCGACGAGTGGGAGAATTAACAGAAATGCTAGCCCTAGAAGGTAAACTTACCCAACCAGTGCGGAAGTTGTCTTTAGGCGAACGAATGAAAGCTGAACTGTTAGCAGCACTTTTGCATCGTCCGCAAGTATTATTTCTCGATGAACCAACTTTAGGCTTAGATGTCAACGCTCAAGTAAGTGTACGGGATTTTTTACGCGATTACAATCAGCGTTACCAAGCGACAGTGCTATTGACTAGCCATTACATGGCTGATATCACCGCTTTGTGTCAACGGGTGCTGTTGATTCATCAAGGAAAGCTGGTGTACGATGGCAGCTTGAATGACTTGTTGGAACGCTTCGCCCCTTATCGAGAAATTCGTGTAGAGCTAGCTCAATGTATACCCGCGGAAAAGCTCAACTCTTATGGTGATGTGCAACATTGGGAAGGGCGAACAGTCAGCTTTCTGGTGCCTCAAGAAGCCCTGACACATAAAGTATCTCAAATTTTGGCTGATTTAGAGGTAATTGATTTAACAGTGACAGAGCCGCCTGTGGAAGAAGTGATTGGTAAGGTTTTTCAGGCGGGGGTTGTATCTTGA
- a CDS encoding ABC1 kinase family protein, with protein sequence MFLTQTVPRQREIIEVVLRNGWDYMRRLLTGGKTDEPQLPTPAVLKNILVDLGPVYVKLGQLLSTRPDLLSGAYIEELSTLQDEVPQVSWSEIEVVIRKQLKKPLEETFTTINPVPVAAGSIAQTHRATLIDGREVALKVQRPGIDITIAQDIALIQGIADLVARTEFGQTYEIKAIAEEFTKALEAELDFTLEAGFTDQLRRNLSSSRWFDPQQIVVAEIYWDLTTEKLMVMEWLNGVPILSAKLSHQNGTEDTVVERNAITTLLFRVFFQQLYIDGFFHADPHPGNLFYLQDGRIALLDCGMVGRLDPRTQQILTEMLLAIIDLDAGRCAQLTLQLADSNQPVILSRLENDYDRMLRKYHNVSLTDINFSHVIYEILQVARNNKIRLPSNMGLYAKTLANLEGVARTFNPDVNLFDEIKPLITDLFRRQLLGDNPVRSLLRTALDIKSLSLQSPRQIELLLDRVTSETLQWNLSLRGLDGVRRTMDDAANRLSFSILVGSLIMGAAIISHNAQTTQLSFISSVLFTAASLLGLWLIISILRSGRLR encoded by the coding sequence ATGTTCCTCACTCAAACAGTCCCTCGTCAGCGAGAAATTATTGAAGTAGTCCTCCGCAATGGCTGGGACTATATGCGTAGGTTGCTCACAGGTGGAAAAACTGATGAACCGCAATTACCTACACCTGCAGTTTTAAAAAATATCTTGGTGGATTTGGGGCCAGTTTATGTGAAGCTCGGTCAATTACTTTCCACCCGTCCAGATTTACTCAGTGGCGCCTACATTGAGGAACTGTCAACTTTGCAAGATGAAGTCCCTCAAGTTTCCTGGTCGGAAATTGAAGTAGTCATCCGCAAACAGCTAAAAAAACCTCTAGAGGAAACCTTCACGACGATTAATCCAGTTCCTGTCGCGGCGGGATCAATTGCACAGACCCATCGAGCTACACTAATCGACGGTAGAGAAGTAGCTCTCAAAGTCCAGCGTCCAGGGATAGATATCACAATTGCCCAAGATATTGCTTTAATTCAAGGGATTGCTGATTTAGTGGCGCGGACTGAATTTGGGCAAACTTATGAAATCAAAGCGATCGCAGAAGAATTCACCAAAGCTTTAGAGGCTGAATTAGATTTTACCCTAGAAGCTGGTTTCACAGATCAATTACGGCGCAATTTATCCAGTAGTCGCTGGTTTGATCCGCAGCAAATTGTGGTGGCGGAAATTTATTGGGATTTGACCACAGAAAAATTAATGGTGATGGAATGGCTGAATGGTGTACCCATTTTGTCAGCAAAATTGAGTCATCAAAATGGCACTGAAGACACGGTTGTAGAACGTAATGCCATTACCACATTACTATTTCGAGTATTTTTTCAACAACTATATATAGATGGCTTCTTTCATGCTGATCCCCACCCAGGAAATTTGTTTTATCTGCAAGACGGTCGGATTGCCCTGTTAGATTGTGGTATGGTGGGAAGGCTTGATCCCCGTACCCAGCAGATATTAACAGAAATGTTGCTGGCAATTATTGATTTAGACGCGGGACGGTGTGCTCAGTTAACATTGCAACTAGCAGATTCTAATCAACCAGTGATTTTATCTCGGTTGGAAAATGATTATGATCGGATGCTGCGAAAATATCATAACGTCAGCTTGACAGATATTAATTTTAGTCATGTAATTTACGAAATTTTGCAAGTTGCTCGCAATAATAAAATTCGCCTCCCCAGCAACATGGGTTTATATGCAAAAACCCTGGCAAATTTAGAAGGAGTAGCGCGGACATTTAACCCAGATGTAAACTTATTTGACGAAATTAAACCATTAATTACAGACTTGTTTCGGCGTCAGCTTTTAGGAGATAATCCAGTGCGATCGCTCTTACGCACAGCACTCGATATCAAAAGTCTTTCCTTACAATCTCCCCGTCAAATTGAACTCCTTCTAGACCGAGTTACTTCCGAAACCTTACAGTGGAATTTGTCCCTACGAGGTTTAGATGGTGTGCGACGGACTATGGATGATGCTGCTAACCGCCTATCTTTCAGTATACTCGTCGGCTCACTGATTATGGGTGCAGCAATTATTTCTCATAACGCACAAACTACGCAACTATCTTTTATTAGTAGCGTATTATTTACCGCTGCTAGTTTATTAGGTCTGTGGTTAATTATTAGTATTTTGCGTTCTGGGCGGTTACGTTAA
- a CDS encoding mannose-1-phosphate guanylyltransferase yields MTSPLFPVILAGGKGERFWPLSRSGRPKQFLSLDGSSRSLLQATADRLLEIAGGWDCVFVVTSSQLAEGVRQQLPELPSQNLLIESEGRDTAAAVAWTSLEIKQRYGEDAVIGFFPADHWIADQNVFAQTLGAATELAASTEAIVTLGIKPTFPSTGYGYIEQGEKLGDFSELPAYHVNRFTEKPNRETAEAFLSTGRFSWNSGMFIFRAGVVLKELYTHAPEIIEPLAQKGPGVYPELPKKSVDYALMEKTTLAYVLPVSFGWDDLGDWNAIERLLKTEETPNVELATHVGLDTQGTIIYASDPEDVVVTIGLEDVVIVRDRHVTLVVKKDRTQEIKQILKILKSDPQFTHLL; encoded by the coding sequence ATGACTAGTCCATTGTTCCCCGTAATTCTTGCTGGTGGTAAAGGCGAGCGTTTTTGGCCTTTGAGTCGCTCTGGACGACCCAAGCAATTTTTAAGTCTTGATGGTAGCTCTAGAAGCCTACTACAAGCAACAGCTGATCGATTGCTAGAAATAGCTGGTGGTTGGGATTGTGTGTTTGTGGTCACTTCTAGTCAGCTAGCTGAAGGAGTACGACAACAATTGCCTGAACTGCCGTCACAAAACTTATTAATTGAGTCTGAAGGAAGAGACACGGCTGCAGCCGTGGCCTGGACTAGTTTGGAAATTAAACAACGTTATGGCGAGGACGCTGTTATTGGCTTTTTTCCCGCTGACCATTGGATTGCTGACCAAAATGTGTTTGCACAAACTTTAGGTGCAGCTACGGAACTGGCTGCAAGCACAGAAGCGATCGTCACCTTGGGGATCAAGCCAACTTTTCCATCAACTGGTTACGGCTACATCGAGCAAGGGGAAAAACTTGGTGACTTTAGCGAGTTGCCAGCTTATCACGTCAACCGCTTTACTGAAAAGCCTAACCGGGAAACCGCTGAAGCTTTTCTGTCAACGGGGCGTTTTAGCTGGAATAGTGGCATGTTCATTTTTCGGGCTGGGGTGGTTCTCAAGGAGCTTTACACCCACGCTCCGGAAATTATCGAGCCTCTAGCACAAAAGGGCCCAGGTGTCTACCCAGAATTACCTAAAAAGAGCGTAGACTATGCGCTCATGGAAAAGACCACTTTAGCATATGTCTTGCCGGTGTCATTCGGTTGGGATGATTTAGGGGATTGGAATGCGATCGAGCGTTTACTGAAAACCGAAGAGACTCCCAATGTGGAACTCGCAACCCATGTGGGACTGGATACGCAGGGGACGATCATTTATGCCTCTGACCCAGAGGATGTAGTTGTTACCATAGGATTGGAGGATGTGGTGATTGTGCGCGATCGCCATGTCACGCTGGTGGTCAAAAAAGACCGCACTCAGGAAATTAAGCAAATTCTTAAAATCCTTAAAAGTGATCCCCAATTCACTCACCTACTGTAA
- a CDS encoding LCP family protein — protein MIKQIQWTENQVTPQQVPALELDEAQPQQLQQLQLTENQGTLQQVPATDLEISPKQPANISRGVVESVGEIPNQLYERLGLSMPRWLLWILTLVIGIILSGLLASTLALWTPLWSNLDQTDEDLGVAGKEQQKMPLPGELWGKISQYQLSKPMNILIMGIEPVSGTVDGSPESFAGKSDAMLMVRLNSSEKSIKVLSIPRDTMIAIPEKGLTKVSDANAQGGPVLAARVVSRTLSNAPIDRYIRISTNGLRQLVDQLGGVEIFVPQSMEYKDPSGQTLSLVSGWQTLNGEQAEMFARFREPGLGDLPRVQRQQALMKALLARLNSPTVLPRLPQLTRIMRRYFDTNLKIEEMMALVNFSLSVERDNFQMTVLPGGFSRFSQDPNSYWLNMTGQQSLLNDYVGVNVPGLKSDIRPVYNLKIAIQNAANQPQLTEKVIQYLKQKGFKNVYAVADWPDTQRQTQIIVQKGTREVGIDLQKVIGLGQIEVSGTGDLESELTIRIGKDWK, from the coding sequence GTGATTAAACAAATTCAATGGACAGAGAATCAGGTAACGCCTCAACAAGTACCAGCTTTAGAATTAGATGAGGCTCAACCTCAGCAGTTACAACAGTTACAACTGACAGAAAACCAAGGAACGCTACAACAAGTACCAGCCACAGACCTGGAGATTAGCCCAAAACAACCTGCGAATATCTCCCGTGGCGTCGTTGAGTCTGTAGGCGAGATTCCCAACCAGCTTTACGAAAGGTTGGGCTTAAGTATGCCTCGCTGGCTACTGTGGATCTTGACACTTGTTATAGGAATCATTCTCTCAGGACTGTTAGCATCGACTTTGGCGCTGTGGACTCCCCTATGGAGCAATCTCGACCAAACAGACGAAGACTTAGGAGTGGCTGGTAAAGAGCAGCAAAAAATGCCACTGCCAGGGGAGCTATGGGGTAAAATCTCACAGTATCAGCTATCCAAACCCATGAATATTTTGATTATGGGGATTGAACCAGTTAGCGGTACTGTTGATGGCTCACCAGAAAGTTTTGCTGGTAAAAGTGACGCCATGCTGATGGTGCGGCTTAATTCCAGTGAAAAATCCATCAAGGTGCTTTCCATTCCCAGGGACACAATGATTGCGATCCCGGAAAAGGGTTTAACTAAGGTTTCTGATGCTAACGCCCAAGGTGGGCCAGTCTTAGCAGCGCGGGTAGTCAGCCGGACTTTGAGTAATGCACCAATTGATCGGTATATCCGTATTTCTACTAACGGTCTACGTCAATTAGTAGACCAGTTGGGGGGAGTGGAAATCTTTGTGCCGCAGTCAATGGAATATAAAGACCCCTCCGGACAAACATTAAGTTTGGTCAGCGGTTGGCAAACACTCAACGGTGAACAAGCAGAAATGTTTGCCCGGTTCCGCGAACCAGGATTAGGCGATTTACCAAGAGTGCAGCGTCAACAAGCGCTGATGAAAGCTTTGTTGGCTCGTCTCAATAGTCCGACGGTTTTGCCCAGATTGCCGCAATTGACCCGCATTATGCGGAGATATTTTGATACCAACCTGAAAATAGAGGAAATGATGGCTTTGGTGAATTTTTCCCTCAGTGTTGAGCGGGATAATTTCCAAATGACAGTGTTACCCGGTGGGTTCAGCCGTTTTAGCCAAGACCCTAATAGCTATTGGTTGAATATGACGGGACAACAGAGCTTGTTGAATGACTATGTTGGGGTGAATGTTCCTGGATTAAAGTCAGATATCCGACCTGTTTATAACCTCAAAATTGCTATTCAAAACGCTGCTAATCAACCACAGTTAACAGAAAAGGTTATCCAATATCTTAAACAGAAAGGTTTTAAAAATGTTTATGCTGTAGCTGATTGGCCTGATACTCAACGCCAAACTCAAATTATTGTCCAGAAAGGGACTAGAGAAGTGGGTATTGATTTGCAAAAAGTCATCGGCTTGGGTCAAATTGAAGTATCGGGAACTGGGGATTTGGAATCGGAATTGACAATTAGGATTGGGAAAGATTGGAAGTAG
- a CDS encoding pentapeptide repeat-containing protein: MKKILLKLLSLIVILILAGLWVVINPKPAFSLANAINYNNINLENRDFSHQDLTGATFVAAEMRKANFHGANLVNAILTKGVLLKADLSDANLTDALVDRVTLDGANLRNAIFTGATLTRSRFYDAQITGADFTDALIDRYQVALMCDRADGTNPVTGVATRESLGCH; encoded by the coding sequence ATGAAAAAGATTTTGCTAAAATTGTTGAGTTTGATTGTGATTTTAATTCTGGCTGGTTTGTGGGTAGTGATTAATCCCAAACCAGCTTTTTCGTTGGCAAATGCGATTAATTACAACAATATCAATTTAGAAAATCGTGATTTTTCACACCAAGATTTAACTGGTGCAACTTTTGTGGCGGCGGAAATGCGGAAAGCTAATTTTCATGGCGCAAATTTAGTTAACGCTATTCTCACCAAAGGAGTTTTATTAAAAGCCGATTTATCAGATGCAAATCTCACGGATGCTTTGGTTGATCGGGTAACTCTGGATGGCGCAAATTTAAGAAATGCTATTTTCACGGGCGCAACTTTAACCCGCAGCCGTTTTTATGATGCACAAATCACCGGCGCTGATTTTACAGATGCGTTGATTGATCGCTATCAAGTGGCGCTAATGTGCGATCGCGCTGATGGTACTAATCCGGTGACGGGGGTTGCAACACGAGAAAGTTTGGGGTGTCATTAG
- the murJ gene encoding murein biosynthesis integral membrane protein MurJ yields MTQKDEKSSQSFAGIAGIVAIATLISKVVGLVRQLAIAAAFGVGAAATAYSYAYVIPGFLLILLGGVNGPLHSAVVSVLAKRRREEAAPLVETVTTLVGGVLLLVTVAQIFLADELVDVVGYGLDGKTRAIAIQQIQIMAPMALFSGLIGIGFGTLNAANQYWLLSISPLLSSITVIVGIAIMALQLGKDIIKPEYAFIGGMVLAWGTLAGAILQWLVQLIVQWRLGLGTLRLRFDFQSPSVQEVIKVMTPATISSGMMPINFATVLYFASPIPGAAAGFNYANLLVQTPLGIISNIILLPLLPIFARLAQPEDWPDLKLRIRQGLLLSAVTMLPLGALMVALSVPIVQVVYERGAFKQDATQLVSSLLICYGIGMFVYLGRDVLVRVFYALGDGQTPFRISTFNIFLNAALDWILVKPFGAPGLVLATVGVNCSSMLMLLWLLDRKLHGLPWREWSLPIMGLTAGSVIAGVASYGTLIASQQVLGKTGLLILLIQLSVASLVGIAVFGVLAAWMKIPEVNSFVVRMRQRFLKR; encoded by the coding sequence GTGACACAAAAAGACGAAAAATCTTCTCAATCTTTTGCAGGTATTGCTGGCATTGTTGCTATAGCGACATTAATTAGTAAAGTTGTGGGATTGGTGCGCCAGTTGGCGATCGCTGCAGCTTTTGGTGTGGGTGCGGCGGCGACTGCTTATAGTTATGCTTATGTGATTCCTGGTTTTCTCTTAATATTACTCGGTGGAGTGAATGGGCCTTTACACAGCGCGGTTGTTAGCGTTTTAGCCAAACGCCGACGAGAAGAAGCGGCGCCTTTGGTAGAAACCGTGACAACGCTGGTGGGGGGAGTGCTGCTGTTGGTAACAGTTGCTCAGATTTTCTTGGCTGATGAATTGGTTGATGTCGTGGGTTATGGTTTGGATGGAAAAACCAGAGCGATCGCCATCCAACAAATCCAGATTATGGCACCGATGGCTCTATTTTCTGGTTTAATTGGCATTGGCTTCGGGACTCTCAATGCAGCGAATCAATATTGGTTACTCTCCATCAGCCCGCTGTTATCTAGTATTACCGTGATTGTAGGCATTGCTATTATGGCTTTGCAACTAGGTAAAGACATCATCAAGCCCGAATATGCTTTCATTGGTGGGATGGTTTTAGCTTGGGGAACCTTGGCGGGGGCGATTCTCCAATGGTTAGTACAGTTAATTGTGCAGTGGCGATTGGGATTGGGCACATTACGCCTACGGTTTGATTTTCAATCACCGAGTGTCCAAGAAGTGATTAAAGTCATGACGCCGGCGACGATTTCTTCTGGAATGATGCCAATTAATTTTGCCACTGTTCTTTACTTCGCTAGTCCGATTCCTGGTGCGGCGGCTGGTTTTAACTACGCTAATTTGTTAGTGCAGACTCCTCTGGGTATTATTTCTAATATTATTTTGCTGCCTTTATTACCAATATTCGCTAGACTTGCACAACCAGAAGACTGGCCTGATTTGAAATTACGCATTCGTCAGGGATTGCTACTGAGTGCTGTTACCATGCTTCCTCTGGGAGCGCTGATGGTGGCATTATCTGTACCGATTGTGCAGGTAGTATATGAGCGTGGGGCTTTCAAACAAGATGCGACGCAGTTGGTGTCATCCCTGCTAATTTGCTACGGTATCGGCATGTTTGTTTATTTGGGGCGTGATGTTTTGGTGCGGGTGTTTTATGCTTTGGGTGATGGACAAACACCTTTTCGCATCAGCACTTTTAATATTTTTCTCAATGCTGCTCTTGATTGGATTTTGGTTAAACCTTTTGGTGCTCCTGGTTTGGTGTTAGCAACGGTGGGTGTCAATTGTAGTTCGATGTTGATGCTGTTGTGGTTGCTGGATCGTAAACTTCATGGTTTACCTTGGCGGGAGTGGAGTTTACCGATTATGGGTTTAACTGCGGGTAGTGTCATAGCTGGGGTGGCTAGCTATGGGACATTGATTGCTTCTCAACAGGTGTTGGGTAAGACGGGTTTATTGATTTTGCTGATTCAGTTATCTGTTGCTAGTTTGGTGGGAATTGCTGTGTTTGGGGTTTTGGCGGCGTGGATGAAAATACCTGAGGTGAATAGCTTTGTGGTGCGGATGCGCCAGCGGTTTTTGAAGAGGTAA
- a CDS encoding tetratricopeptide repeat protein — translation MTQPSNQVKEWEKRRNEASRYYKQGKFQEYLNFASENLQLARAIPDRAREGHTLNDIGLAHLSCSQPQRALECFHQALAVAQELGKAQAQATAYSNLGATHSRLGQFSVALAYFEQALQIFRKLQDTQGEVSTLNDVALVYTSLGEPKRALLLQHQILAMRRAMGDFSGEATTLNGIGYAYSALGEFEQALEFLQAALPIQRAVKNLVGEATTLNNIASVYTDLGKPKEALLLHYQVLLTRRAIGDRSGEATTLNNIGFTYSILLNNRQALKSYKLALEIYQQLSDYPQEISTLINMGSLYAATKRKSLALWCFNKAKNLGEQIASPPLIDKAQRFIDSL, via the coding sequence ATGACGCAACCTTCTAATCAAGTCAAAGAGTGGGAAAAACGTCGAAATGAAGCGAGTCGCTACTATAAACAGGGTAAATTTCAAGAATATCTCAATTTTGCCAGCGAGAATTTACAGTTAGCTAGAGCAATTCCCGACCGAGCCAGAGAAGGTCATACCTTAAACGATATTGGTCTAGCGCACCTTAGTTGCTCCCAACCGCAAAGAGCATTAGAGTGTTTTCATCAAGCCTTAGCGGTAGCTCAAGAACTAGGAAAAGCGCAAGCCCAAGCAACTGCATACAGCAACCTAGGCGCTACCCACAGCCGTTTAGGACAGTTTTCCGTAGCATTGGCATATTTTGAGCAAGCCCTGCAAATCTTCAGAAAACTGCAAGATACTCAAGGCGAAGTTTCTACCCTCAACGATGTGGCACTAGTTTACACAAGTTTGGGAGAACCGAAGCGAGCGTTGTTACTACAACACCAAATTTTGGCAATGCGTCGCGCCATGGGAGATTTTTCCGGTGAAGCGACAACGTTAAACGGCATTGGCTATGCTTACAGCGCCTTGGGTGAATTTGAGCAAGCCTTAGAATTTCTGCAAGCAGCATTGCCAATTCAAAGAGCGGTGAAAAACTTAGTTGGTGAAGCGACTACACTAAATAATATAGCTTCCGTCTACACTGATTTAGGAAAACCCAAAGAAGCGCTACTGCTCCATTATCAAGTATTGTTGACACGTCGAGCCATAGGCGATCGCTCCGGAGAAGCCACAACCTTGAATAACATCGGCTTTACCTACAGCATCTTGTTGAATAACCGACAAGCGCTCAAATCCTATAAACTAGCACTGGAGATTTATCAACAACTCAGTGACTACCCCCAAGAAATTTCCACACTCATTAATATGGGTAGCCTTTACGCTGCAACCAAACGCAAAAGCCTAGCCTTATGGTGCTTTAACAAAGCCAAAAATTTAGGCGAGCAAATCGCATCTCCGCCACTCATTGATAAAGCCCAGCGGTTTATAGATTCGCTATGA